Proteins co-encoded in one Pseudarthrobacter chlorophenolicus A6 genomic window:
- a CDS encoding FUSC family protein, translating to MERVLLHVRALHRLEPANADHLAALRVALSVAVPSLLLLAAGRPDLIIYAVFGALTGMYGRSEPHQLRILHQSQAALVLLGGVSVGVFLSANHIHSWALVAIEAALAGLGSLYSDRVRLKPNGPFFGILALGACASVPMAVPWYAALLIAVGSAAFAVLVGFAGWVRRRRWQRGAVRIAPASQPVGHRAMLIHAARYVLAVGAAGTIGVLTGSGHPHWAMAAAAVPLGGADLPSSVRRGIHRIVGTFVGLAVTAVVILPAPWTLPGLFPGQQAVVLALLVILFQFTTELFMTRHYGLAMVSFTPVILLMTQLAAPADPGVLILERAIETLVGALVGIAVVVAVRRQGSRSPALLLGLARRARH from the coding sequence ATGGAACGCGTCCTGCTGCACGTACGCGCCCTTCACCGGCTGGAGCCCGCCAACGCGGACCACCTCGCTGCACTCCGGGTAGCCCTCAGCGTGGCCGTCCCTTCCCTGCTGCTGCTGGCCGCCGGCCGGCCGGACCTCATCATCTACGCCGTCTTCGGCGCCCTCACCGGGATGTATGGCCGGTCCGAACCGCACCAGCTGCGGATCCTCCACCAGTCCCAGGCAGCCCTGGTGCTCCTGGGCGGGGTTTCGGTGGGCGTGTTCCTATCCGCCAACCACATCCATTCGTGGGCGCTGGTGGCCATCGAAGCTGCGCTGGCAGGGCTCGGCTCGCTCTACTCAGACCGTGTGCGGCTCAAGCCCAACGGCCCGTTCTTCGGCATCCTGGCCCTGGGCGCATGCGCATCCGTACCCATGGCTGTCCCGTGGTACGCCGCATTGCTGATCGCCGTGGGGTCCGCGGCGTTCGCAGTCCTGGTGGGATTCGCCGGGTGGGTCCGCCGCCGCCGGTGGCAGCGCGGGGCCGTCAGGATCGCACCGGCGTCGCAGCCGGTGGGCCACCGCGCCATGCTGATCCACGCCGCCCGCTACGTGCTGGCCGTCGGCGCCGCCGGAACCATCGGCGTGCTGACCGGAAGCGGCCACCCGCACTGGGCCATGGCTGCCGCGGCTGTTCCGCTGGGCGGCGCGGACCTCCCCAGCAGCGTCCGCCGCGGTATCCACCGCATTGTGGGGACGTTCGTGGGGCTGGCCGTGACCGCCGTCGTGATCCTTCCCGCCCCCTGGACCCTGCCCGGTCTGTTTCCGGGCCAGCAGGCAGTGGTCCTGGCGCTGCTGGTGATCCTGTTCCAGTTCACCACCGAGCTGTTCATGACGCGGCACTACGGCCTGGCCATGGTGTCCTTCACCCCGGTGATCCTGCTGATGACCCAACTCGCGGCACCCGCCGATCCCGGCGTCCTGATCCTGGAGCGTGCCATCGAGACCCTGGTGGGGGCGCTGGTGGGCATCGCCGTTGTGGTGGCAGTGCGCCGCCAGGGATCACGTTCCCCCGCGCTCCTGCTGGGGCTTGCGCGGCGGGCCCGCCATTAG
- a CDS encoding pyridoxal phosphate-dependent decarboxylase family protein yields the protein MPRLDETQVDHSARQDLAHRDPARQDLNAVPQGEDFGSRVELALGATNHLLNARNSPRYVAQVLQGVTAVATKLERTTQPFTGVGPADMRTRVGAVDLDTPLPDTAAALQELEDVYLRDAVYFHDSKYAAHLNCPVVIPALVGEAILSAVNSSLDTWDQSAGATMIERRLIDWAAERLHLGAAADGIFTSGGSQSNLQALLIARNHAVAGLRQDPALAGLRLPALLDTLRIFTSEDSHFSVQKSASMLGLGFDAVITVPCSADHRMDPAALATAMAEAHGAGLTAMAVVATAGTTDFGAVDPLAELAALARAYGAWFHIDAAYGGGLMVSGRYRHLLDGSGLADSVTVDFHKTFFQPVSSSALLVREAAMLRHITYYADYLNPESAALADIPNQVDKSIQTTRRFDALKLWLTLRIMGADAIGALFDEAIDLAARVGSVLEADDDFELAAAPQLSTLVFRYRPVLDSGARLSDEDADALNPAIRAAIFASGKAVVAGTKVGGRHYLKFTLLNAEATLGDITDIITLLRSTGAGLLQKETTA from the coding sequence ATGCCCCGACTCGATGAGACGCAAGTGGACCACTCCGCCCGCCAGGACCTGGCTCACCGGGACCCCGCCCGCCAGGACCTGAATGCGGTCCCGCAGGGAGAGGATTTCGGCTCCCGCGTGGAACTGGCCCTCGGGGCCACCAACCACCTCCTCAATGCCCGGAACTCACCCCGCTACGTTGCGCAGGTGCTGCAGGGCGTCACCGCCGTGGCCACCAAGCTGGAACGGACCACCCAGCCGTTCACCGGCGTCGGCCCTGCCGATATGCGGACACGCGTGGGAGCAGTGGACCTGGACACCCCTTTGCCGGACACCGCCGCGGCCCTGCAGGAACTCGAAGACGTGTACCTGCGCGACGCCGTCTACTTCCACGACTCCAAGTACGCCGCCCACCTCAACTGCCCCGTGGTGATCCCGGCGCTGGTAGGTGAGGCCATCCTGTCCGCGGTGAACTCCTCGCTGGACACCTGGGACCAGAGCGCGGGCGCCACCATGATCGAACGGCGCCTCATTGACTGGGCCGCCGAACGGCTGCACCTGGGCGCTGCAGCGGACGGCATCTTCACCTCCGGCGGCAGCCAGTCCAACCTGCAGGCCCTGCTCATCGCACGGAACCACGCCGTGGCAGGCCTGCGCCAGGATCCCGCCCTGGCCGGCCTCCGCCTCCCGGCACTGCTGGACACCCTGCGCATCTTCACGTCCGAGGACAGCCACTTCAGCGTGCAGAAGTCCGCCTCCATGCTGGGCCTCGGGTTCGATGCCGTCATCACCGTCCCGTGCTCCGCGGACCACCGGATGGACCCGGCCGCACTTGCCACGGCCATGGCGGAAGCGCACGGCGCCGGCCTGACCGCCATGGCAGTGGTGGCCACCGCGGGGACAACGGACTTCGGCGCCGTGGATCCGCTCGCAGAGCTCGCCGCCCTGGCCCGGGCCTACGGTGCCTGGTTCCACATCGACGCTGCCTACGGCGGCGGCCTGATGGTCTCCGGCAGGTACCGGCACCTGCTGGACGGCAGCGGCCTCGCAGACTCGGTCACCGTGGACTTCCACAAGACCTTCTTCCAGCCCGTCAGCTCCAGCGCCCTGCTGGTCCGGGAAGCAGCGATGCTGCGCCACATCACCTACTACGCCGACTACCTGAACCCGGAGAGTGCCGCCCTGGCGGACATCCCCAATCAGGTGGACAAGAGCATCCAGACCACCCGCCGCTTCGACGCCCTGAAGCTCTGGCTCACCCTGCGGATCATGGGGGCGGATGCCATTGGCGCGCTCTTCGACGAGGCGATCGACCTCGCCGCCCGCGTTGGTTCTGTCCTCGAAGCCGATGATGACTTCGAGCTTGCCGCCGCACCGCAGCTGAGCACCCTGGTGTTCCGCTACCGCCCCGTGCTGGACTCCGGCGCACGCCTCTCCGATGAGGACGCCGATGCCCTCAACCCCGCCATCCGGGCAGCCATCTTCGCCTCCGGTAAAGCCGTGGTGGCAGGCACCAAGGTGGGCGGACGCCACTACCTGAAATTCACGCTCCTCAACGCCGAGGCAACCCTTGGGGACATCACGGACATCATCACCCTCCTGCGCAGCACCGGCGCCGGACTCCTGCAGAAGGAAACCACCGCATGA
- a CDS encoding SDR family NAD(P)-dependent oxidoreductase — protein MTQTTSRTTALVTGASAGLGAEFARQLAAEGCHLVLVARNRSRLEEAAAELERRYGATAEVLPADLTDDAAVAAVVERLSDPQRPVGILVNNAGIGLLHNFEDNPVEEEKKHLKLHTETALVLSHAALKGMLDRGEGRIINVASIAAFLPRGTYSAAKAWLLSFSRWANLAYRTRGIKVTAVCPGFTHTEFHDRMGMDKSVAPKWTWLAAERVVREGLADNAKGKAVSIPSKRYKVVAALARVAPPRLMAGPPRKPQQERGGT, from the coding sequence ATGACGCAGACCACTTCACGGACCACTGCCCTGGTCACCGGCGCCAGCGCAGGCCTGGGCGCAGAGTTTGCCCGCCAACTCGCAGCCGAGGGCTGCCACCTGGTGCTGGTGGCGCGCAACAGGAGCCGCCTGGAGGAAGCCGCGGCGGAGCTGGAACGGCGCTACGGGGCCACGGCTGAGGTGCTCCCCGCCGACCTGACGGACGACGCCGCCGTGGCCGCCGTCGTCGAACGCCTCTCCGATCCGCAGCGGCCGGTGGGCATCCTGGTCAACAACGCCGGCATCGGGCTGCTGCACAACTTCGAGGACAACCCGGTGGAGGAGGAGAAGAAGCACCTGAAGCTGCACACCGAAACTGCCCTGGTGCTCTCACACGCGGCGCTCAAGGGCATGCTGGACCGTGGCGAGGGCAGGATCATCAACGTGGCCAGCATCGCCGCGTTCCTGCCGCGCGGAACCTATTCGGCGGCCAAAGCGTGGCTGCTGAGCTTCAGCCGCTGGGCCAACCTGGCCTACCGGACCCGCGGCATCAAAGTGACGGCGGTGTGCCCTGGCTTCACGCACACCGAGTTTCACGACCGGATGGGGATGGACAAGTCCGTGGCACCGAAGTGGACCTGGCTCGCGGCCGAGCGCGTGGTGCGGGAGGGGCTGGCGGACAACGCCAAGGGCAAGGCCGTTTCCATCCCCTCCAAGCGCTACAAGGTGGTGGCAGCACTCGCCCGGGTTGCCCCGCCCAGGCTAATGGCGGGCCCGCCGCGCAAGCCCCAGCAGGAGCGCGGGGGAACGTGA
- a CDS encoding lysine N(6)-hydroxylase/L-ornithine N(5)-oxygenase family protein produces the protein MSTPTNGTIFDFAAIGVGPFNLGLAALTEPVEGLNGVFLEQRDSFDWHPGMMLEPAHLQVPFMADLVTMADPTSPYSFLNFLKQTGRLYRFYIRENFYPLRAEFNQYCQWVAGQLPSVRFGTAVQEVAYDDGVYRLSVSGPDGPEVLSARRLVLGTGTSAFVPAAAQGILAAAAAGTGGVAFHNADYLARKAELQQQRSITILGSGQSAAEIYYELLQEADAYGYQLNWVTRSGRFFPLEYTKLTLEMTSPEYVDYFHGLPPGQRDHLNKTQKNLYKGINSDLIDAIYDLLYTRSLSGMVDTQLLTHSTLTAAEWDPAAGTHRLHLEHGEQGTSYTLDSEAVVLATGYGYREPAFLAGVQDRIARDGSGRFAVDRNYGTGVEPGEIFVQNAELHTHGFVTPDLGMGAYRNSCIIREMAGREVYPVERTIAFQQFGAPPSVPGVQPDPAAGNVTVEVPA, from the coding sequence ATGAGCACCCCCACCAACGGCACCATCTTCGACTTCGCCGCGATCGGCGTCGGGCCCTTCAACCTGGGCCTCGCCGCCCTCACCGAACCCGTGGAGGGACTCAACGGCGTCTTCCTCGAACAGCGCGATTCCTTCGACTGGCACCCCGGCATGATGCTCGAACCCGCCCACCTTCAGGTCCCGTTCATGGCGGACCTGGTGACCATGGCGGACCCCACGTCGCCGTATTCGTTCCTGAACTTCCTGAAGCAGACGGGCCGGCTCTACCGCTTCTACATCCGGGAGAACTTCTACCCGCTGCGCGCCGAGTTCAACCAGTACTGCCAGTGGGTGGCGGGGCAGCTGCCCTCCGTGCGTTTCGGCACGGCCGTGCAGGAGGTGGCGTACGACGACGGCGTGTACCGGCTCTCCGTGTCAGGTCCGGACGGGCCGGAGGTGCTTTCCGCGCGGCGGCTGGTGCTGGGCACCGGCACCTCCGCGTTCGTGCCGGCGGCGGCCCAAGGAATCCTTGCGGCCGCGGCTGCCGGCACCGGGGGAGTGGCCTTCCACAACGCCGACTACCTGGCCCGGAAGGCTGAACTGCAGCAGCAGCGCAGCATCACCATTTTGGGCAGCGGCCAGAGCGCGGCGGAGATCTACTACGAGCTCCTGCAGGAGGCGGACGCCTACGGATACCAGCTGAACTGGGTGACCCGCTCCGGGCGGTTCTTCCCGCTGGAGTACACCAAGCTGACCCTGGAGATGACCTCCCCCGAGTACGTGGACTACTTCCACGGCCTCCCGCCCGGGCAGCGCGACCACCTGAACAAGACCCAGAAGAACCTCTACAAGGGCATCAACTCGGACCTGATCGATGCCATCTACGACCTCCTCTACACCAGGAGCCTGTCCGGCATGGTGGACACCCAGCTGCTCACCCACTCCACACTGACGGCCGCCGAATGGGACCCGGCTGCCGGAACCCACCGGCTGCACCTGGAACATGGCGAACAGGGAACGTCCTACACCCTGGACAGTGAAGCCGTGGTGCTGGCCACCGGGTACGGCTACCGCGAACCGGCATTCCTGGCCGGTGTGCAGGACCGGATTGCCCGGGACGGTTCCGGCCGCTTCGCCGTGGACCGGAACTACGGCACCGGCGTTGAGCCGGGCGAGATCTTCGTCCAGAACGCCGAACTGCACACCCACGGGTTCGTCACCCCGGACCTCGGCATGGGCGCCTACCGCAACTCCTGCATCATCCGCGAAATGGCCGGCCGGGAGGTGTACCCCGTGGAACGCACCATCGCCTTCCAGCAATTCGGCGCGCCCCCTTCCGTCCCGGGAGTGCAGCCGGACCCGGCAGCGGGAAACGTAACCGTGGAGGTGCCGGCATGA
- a CDS encoding GNAT family N-acetyltransferase, with the protein MRFTFRCVDPVADTPLLHSWVTQPYAAFWGMLSATETDVIDEYAKIQASGHHHALLGLDGGVPAFLMEEYLPASSPLAAAYPVLPGDAGMHLLVAPPSGDPEAGFTTAVMDAVLHRLFARPEVERVVVEPDARNTKIHALNERFGFLPAGVVGLPDKDALLSFCTRAGYLAARETLTPLKTTATTRTEDLQGAAAL; encoded by the coding sequence ATGAGGTTCACCTTCCGATGCGTGGACCCCGTGGCGGACACACCCCTGCTGCACAGCTGGGTCACCCAGCCATATGCCGCGTTTTGGGGAATGCTGTCCGCCACCGAAACCGACGTCATCGACGAATACGCGAAGATCCAGGCGAGCGGACACCACCACGCCCTCCTGGGGCTCGACGGCGGCGTCCCCGCCTTCCTGATGGAGGAGTACCTTCCGGCGTCCTCGCCGCTGGCCGCCGCCTACCCCGTCCTTCCCGGCGACGCGGGCATGCACCTGCTGGTGGCGCCGCCGTCGGGCGATCCAGAAGCCGGTTTCACCACCGCGGTCATGGACGCCGTCCTGCACCGGCTTTTCGCCAGGCCGGAAGTGGAGCGCGTCGTGGTGGAGCCCGACGCCCGCAACACCAAAATCCACGCCCTCAACGAACGGTTCGGGTTCCTGCCCGCGGGCGTGGTGGGGCTGCCGGACAAGGATGCGCTGCTGAGCTTCTGCACCCGGGCCGGCTACCTCGCCGCCCGCGAAACCCTTACCCCCTTGAAAACCACCGCCACCACCCGCACCGAAGACCTGCAGGGAGCCGCAGCACTATGA
- a CDS encoding GNAT family N-acetyltransferase, with protein sequence MTENTLSTEDRFAPDVTLRRNDAEHRYELLVGGRLAVQSFFRDLPGHIDFTHTETGQDFEGRGLGKVLAHFALDDVVATGKRVIPHCPFISSYLRKHEGYEQFVDWPEG encoded by the coding sequence ATGACCGAGAACACGTTGTCCACCGAGGATAGGTTCGCCCCCGATGTCACGCTGCGGCGCAACGACGCGGAGCACCGGTATGAACTGCTGGTGGGCGGCAGGCTCGCCGTGCAGTCCTTCTTCCGGGACCTGCCGGGCCACATCGATTTCACCCACACCGAGACGGGCCAGGACTTCGAAGGCCGGGGCCTTGGCAAGGTGCTGGCGCACTTCGCCCTGGACGACGTTGTGGCCACAGGCAAGCGGGTCATCCCGCACTGCCCCTTCATCTCCAGCTACCTCCGCAAGCACGAAGGGTACGAGCAGTTCGTCGACTGGCCGGAGGGATAG
- a CDS encoding IucA/IucC family protein: MTVQLESTATAPGAAAAAPHLEGRRWDAANRHLLRKALAEFSHERILTPEPVPVPVPGAPEANTYRLTSADGSHEYRFTARILELEHWSISAGSIRHIQDGTEAPLDVLEFITVFHEALGINLQMLPVYLEEVSSTLASHAYKQWAGQPTAGELAAGVTGGRDVAADFQAIERSMTEGHPCFVANNGRLGFGVSDYLAFAPETGAPVQLEWIAVHRSHAVVSTSSGLDYAAHLDAELGPLAGRFTTELVLQGLDPDQYFFMPVHPWQWENKLTVTFAAEIARQRIVHLGTGTDSYQAQQSIRTFFNTSQPSRNYVKTAMSVLNMGFMRGLSPQYMKATPAINDWLRKLITADAALQQRGFTMIGEIAAIGYHNRTYEAASASGSPYRKMLSALWRESPLPLLEDGQQLTTMAALLHVDSAGKPMVSALIERSGLAPEDWLRRYFEAYLVPLVHCLYNYELAFMPHGENVILVLENGVPVRAIMKDIAEEIVVMGDRLDLPEEVARIRADIPDGEKVLAIFTDIFDCIFRFLAALLDEDGTLPQEAFWRTSAEAVRDYQAQHPELAGQFSRHNLFAADFELSCLNRLQLRNNQQMLDLTDPSGGLQMAGRLANPLARFAGETTGQA, encoded by the coding sequence ATGACCGTCCAGCTCGAATCCACCGCCACCGCGCCCGGGGCAGCCGCAGCTGCGCCGCACCTCGAAGGGCGCCGGTGGGACGCCGCCAACCGGCACCTGCTCCGCAAGGCGCTCGCCGAGTTCTCGCACGAACGGATCCTCACGCCTGAGCCTGTGCCCGTACCCGTACCCGGAGCGCCGGAAGCCAATACCTACCGCCTCACCAGCGCCGATGGATCCCACGAATACCGGTTCACGGCCAGGATCCTGGAGCTGGAGCACTGGTCCATCAGCGCCGGCTCCATCCGGCATATCCAGGACGGCACCGAAGCGCCGCTGGACGTGCTGGAGTTCATCACCGTGTTCCACGAGGCCCTGGGCATCAACCTCCAGATGCTCCCGGTCTACTTGGAGGAGGTCAGCAGCACCCTGGCCAGCCATGCCTACAAGCAGTGGGCGGGCCAGCCGACCGCCGGGGAGCTGGCTGCCGGGGTGACGGGCGGGCGGGACGTTGCCGCCGACTTCCAGGCGATCGAGCGGAGCATGACCGAGGGCCACCCCTGCTTTGTGGCCAACAACGGCCGGCTGGGGTTCGGCGTCAGCGACTACCTTGCCTTTGCGCCGGAAACCGGGGCACCGGTGCAGCTGGAGTGGATCGCCGTGCACCGCAGCCACGCCGTGGTGAGCACCAGCAGCGGCCTGGACTACGCAGCACACCTCGACGCCGAACTGGGCCCGCTCGCCGGCAGGTTCACCACGGAACTGGTGCTGCAGGGCCTGGATCCGGACCAGTACTTCTTCATGCCGGTCCACCCCTGGCAGTGGGAAAACAAGCTCACGGTCACCTTCGCGGCCGAAATCGCCCGGCAGCGCATCGTCCACCTGGGCACCGGAACCGATTCCTACCAGGCACAGCAGTCCATCAGGACGTTCTTCAACACCAGCCAGCCCTCGCGGAACTACGTGAAAACCGCCATGTCCGTGCTGAACATGGGGTTCATGCGCGGCCTCTCACCCCAGTACATGAAGGCCACACCGGCCATCAACGACTGGCTCCGGAAGCTGATCACCGCGGACGCCGCCCTGCAGCAGCGCGGGTTCACCATGATCGGCGAAATCGCGGCCATCGGCTACCACAACCGGACCTACGAGGCCGCGTCCGCCAGCGGGTCACCGTACCGGAAGATGCTCTCGGCCCTGTGGCGGGAAAGCCCGCTGCCGCTCCTGGAAGACGGGCAGCAGCTGACCACCATGGCAGCGCTGCTGCACGTGGATTCCGCCGGAAAACCCATGGTTTCCGCCCTTATCGAGCGCTCCGGCCTCGCCCCGGAGGACTGGCTGCGCCGCTACTTCGAGGCATACCTGGTGCCGCTGGTGCACTGCCTCTACAACTACGAGCTGGCCTTCATGCCGCATGGCGAAAACGTCATCCTGGTCCTCGAAAACGGCGTTCCGGTACGGGCCATCATGAAGGACATCGCCGAAGAGATCGTGGTGATGGGGGACCGGCTGGACCTCCCCGAGGAAGTTGCCCGGATCCGGGCGGACATCCCCGACGGCGAAAAGGTGCTGGCCATCTTCACCGACATCTTCGACTGCATCTTCCGCTTCCTCGCGGCACTGCTCGACGAGGACGGGACGCTTCCGCAGGAGGCCTTCTGGCGTACCTCTGCCGAAGCCGTCCGGGACTACCAGGCACAGCACCCGGAGCTGGCCGGACAGTTCTCCCGGCACAACCTGTTCGCTGCGGACTTCGAACTGTCCTGCCTGAACCGGCTGCAGCTGCGGAACAACCAGCAGATGCTGGACCTGACGGATCCGTCCGGAGGCCTGCAGATGGCCGGCCGCCTGGCCAACCCGCTGGCACGCTTCGCCGGTGAAACCACAGGACAAGCCTAG